In Telopea speciosissima isolate NSW1024214 ecotype Mountain lineage chromosome 10, Tspe_v1, whole genome shotgun sequence, the DNA window CTTTGTATTTGAGCTCTGGAATATGTTGAAGAGCTCAGGGTATTTAGTTAGTTTCttctttagattttttttggaagaaaaattgTTCGTGTTGTTCCAATTGGTTACATGCTTCACCCAAACtgtaattttgtaattattgtaGTTAAATgagttttttaaatttatttattcctTTGGTATTGGTTACATTCTTAGAATAAAGTTCTACCATTAAGGTTGTTCTATTCCTTTGGTTTATGATTCAATTTTTATAAGGATTTGCTCAGAGACTAAATATTGTTTATGTTTTACTACTAGTATTACTCATCTGTTGTTTAAAGGAGGTTTTATGTATCTATCTGGTTTCATCTATaggtgataaaaaaaaaaatactatttgATCTGTGTGTGTCCAGATGACCTGGATTCTTCTAATTTATGATAATCTTAAGATTACTGCAGCCTCAGCTTCAGTTAATTTGAGGTTCTACTTCTAAATATGCAAATGTCTTTTCGTTCTCTCATTTATTTGTAGAGTTTAGAGTACCACGTACCAAGttggcgcgttggtcaagtgctcacttgctgaacgcttggtcacgggttcaagtcttggaaatagcctctctgaaaacagggggtaaggctgtgtacatttgaccCTTTCCCAAACCTTGTTaaatgcgggagccttgtgcactgagtAGGGAATTACAAGATCATCCCAAGGACACATTTGGTATCCAGAGGTCACGAACCAACCATAGAACCCTGTTCAATAAGTGGAACGCATTAACTGTCCACTCTCCGGCTGCACAGTTAGGGTCGGAGAAGGCAAAGGTAGGGCCAGTCTAACTTGCAATTATGCGCACCTTGGACTTGTGCTGAGTCTGGGCTGAGAAAAAAAGCCCATCCCTATCCTAGCCCACCATAACTGCCTGAGCATCAGGTTGGCTAGGTCTTCAGAGGAAAGTACTTGAAAGTGAAATACTGAGCCACGATGTAGCCCGGCCCAGGTTTCACCACAACTTTGAGGATCTAGTCTTCAAATTTATAGTTGAACCAACCTACATAAATGTCCTCATAATGAACTTTTCCCATGGTTTTCTTTGGGAAGGCTTATTTTGTTGCATTAAAAATATCTGTCATTGCAGGTATACAGcagtaaaaaataaaggaaaattttatattgTGAAGAGGGAGactgtttttgtgtttttaattccAGATAGTCTAAAGGGTATCTTTAGACGAGCACAAATATTCACGGAAGGAGCACAAATATCTATCACGTTAtcaaggatctggatcctctacttccaaactGCCCTTACTTCCGTGCACCCCACACATAGCAAGGCCGAAAGACTGCcttacctccccccccccccgctcgggcaaggccctcgggcaggggtaaggtgatctTTTTGCCGCCTTGCTGTGTTTGGGGCCCACGATGCAGTATGGACAGTTCGGCAGTAGAGGGATCCGACCCGTTGTCAATCGAATAGACCcgaaattttgtggataggtagAATCCAAGGATCCCTACTCACTTCACTTATCAAGCTTCAGCTGAAATGGAGTTGGGTAACCTTActggaaaaaaaagggaaatggagTAGCGCAAGTGTTaaagttagggatgtaaatggatcggattcagtTTAGATTTACTACTATCCGAATTTGAATCCGTTTAACGAATGAGATATCTGTATCCGATCTGATATCCGACAGAAATTTAAAAGCTAATATCATATTCAAATTCGAGAGTTTATTAGATATCTGGATATTATCCGATCCGATAAACTACCTGATTAGTAAACAAATCTGACCTATATCAACTCatgattagggtttgggttaggACTTAGGATTAGGCAtattaccaaaatatccttataaaagtatttaaaataagggtaatataataatataccatatgttttcaaaaaatattaaagtaaTCACCTTTTATAATTGTATAGTAAATTAACCGATATTATCCAGTCCGAAatggaaatatccgaatccgattttcttttggacggattcagatatttTTCGGAAACTAAAATTTCGGATTTGGAAACCCCTAAATGAATTCAAACACGGATCGGATACGGTTTTTCGGCTATtaatttacatccctaattaaaGTAAAGCATTAAATCTCTATGGAAAAATTGACTCTTATATTCTAAAATGAATTTAACGACTACAAATACAAGGGAATATGATAATATTTGAAGGGTGTATGATtaaatttgagtttgaaaaaTTGACATATAATAATGTTGAAAACAAATCccgatgcagaaaagaatggaaatcacaaacaacaatcacacaataaacataaggatttacatggttcggcAAGATTGTCTATATCCCcaatgagatgagatctgtttcactttCAATGGAGATTAGGGTTATAGCAGCTTGTCCTCACACTTCTCTCAGATTTTGTCATAGAGAATGAACCTTCACTACATATCTATAGCGAAATCCTAATCAGGAATTTTACCGAAATACTGATATACTCCTTAAAAAATTTTCCTTGGGGCCTATTGCCCCCGAACCCCCCCTCATGGACCTGGTAGTTCGTCAAAGTCCCGCTAGAATAGTAGATTAACGCGCAAGTAAGTTGATTCCTCCGAGCCTCGAGGTCTACGGCCCTTCAAAGTCAATCCACAAACCAAGCAACGGAATACAAGATATCATACTCCCAACATAACTAATCAAAATCATTTCCTATCGATCCATAGATTGAAATTTCTGCATCCcccttccatgtggcaaaacttagtgttattggtgaagcctgatctcagtccaAAAAGTATTGTGGTGAATCTTCGATGGGTTGTTTCGGCTTCGAAACTCGTCTGGATGGCCTAAAAGTGCATATATTACCGCCATAGGCGATATCTCTtgtagagctcgtcgagatcttcgatttgatctGTATATCGACTTATTTTAGTTCAAGTCTTGAACCATACTAGATGAGTCTTTGGAAAAgggggggggcatttttgtactttctgggttATGGTTTCCTTATATAATGTtgtatctctttgagagatgggGGGTTAGGGCTTGTAACATTCTTCAGAGATTAGTGGATCAGTTCTATcgaccgtggatgtagcttccttcttgggggtgaaccacataaatcttgtgttgtgtgattgtgtgttatctttctctttcgttttcttctgcaaaatcgccattctgctgaattgtttttttaacatttaatgCCAAAATAGAGATACCTTTTAGTCTTTTAAGCTAAAAAAATGCCAATTATCTAAAATACAAGGGGGTACATTAAACCATACCTATGCCAAATAAAATCATGGCCTATGGTAAAACTATTTTGCCAATACGAAACaggaaatatttttattcatttggAAATGAACATCACTAAAAAGCCCTAACAATATACCAATTCAATATAGATCCGGACCAGCCCGTATTGGTCTGGatcggacagatttacccttgtttcctttgaaaattaaaatttttttttacatttttacccttctaTACGGATCCACTGATACGGGAttgatcaagaatcgatatcgatctgtaccgataccgatactaaTCGACCGATCTGACCGAATCCTCAAACCATGGGCACGACACAGGTCCACAAACCCACCAGTAAATCATATAGCTGTGCGTCGGGGTCTAAATTTGGGCCAAACTGATTAGCCCAAAACCAAAACTTTCTTCATTAAACCAATAAAAACATATTGATTATGATTGAATCATACTCTCAaaatttctttcccttcttttattcttgaattttttaatgagactaaaaataaatatattttcttaGTCCTTTCTGATCTCTTGGagtaaaagttttttttaagtCACACATTTAAAATTTATCACAAGGAATAAAGTATGTGATACCTATCATAAGGTTATACAAGGAGCCCACTTATAGTATAATTGGTTTCGTATCTTGGGCCCAATAATGGCCCAATAATTCGAGGACgataagaaaccaaaaaaacccgCAATCTACATGTCATTAAAAAAAAGCAAATGTTTGTCGGCACCTAGGTTGAAGggagaatctcttaatccacTATGATTTAATGTTGTGATTGGACTTCTGGAATAGTGGGTCTCATCGAATTTTTATCATCTGCGGTTCTCCTGCCTGGTATGgtttcctagtgcctctaataaaagggggtggatcccacccgggcaatgtgttcggccagggggtggaatggtcatttcagtccccctatgagaggaacctcaTAAATGTACTGGTCAGCGAACCTGAGGGGATAAAGGTCTGGGTCTCATCATTAATTTTCATCCACTATTGTGGAAGATCTGAAATACCCTTCTTGGGTTGAATCAGAGAGTCAAATACCATGGAATAAGAGATTCACTATTCACCATGGATGTAGGAaaactcagttttttttttttaaaaaaaaaaagcacacaCAAAAACCAAAATCATTAAGTTTataagtaagggtgtcaaatgggaCGGTTCACGGTATTCGGGACGGGTCTGTACCAATATCGGTACCAAAGTACTCTACTATActtgttttatattttctcaaaTTTCCCTACCtcaaacttcttttctaattgTCCTAAAAAGTGAACTTTcacttctctttctcccctaaAAATTCAACATCCCTAGATTACCCATGTCGTCTCCTATAGCACCTCCTCCTTCCAGCAGCACCTGTGTGAGAACAATAGACCAAGAAAGAAGGTTTGAATCTCAATGAAACAGAATAGCTATATACCTAGATTAGGGTAtaggacccacaaataaaaATTGACTCCACTTCAAAATTAGTTTTACCAAAGAATAGGTTTTGTGTCAGGTTGTAGTTCGAGAATGGTGTTAAGACACCTTAGTCCACCTGGTAAAACGAATTTCAATCCGCAAGTATGATAAATATGTCAAACCATATGCATGATGATACTATGCAAAGTGAtgtacaaaaaagaaagaggagacaGGGGCGCTTACCTCTAGCTAGTCGCCCTATAACACAAAAGATTAGTATACttgaaaataaaggaataaatgAATGCAAAAGTTAAGTTAAACTACTGTTAACCTTCTAAACAACATATGAAAATTTAGTATACACATGctcaaaattacaaaaatatcatTATTCATATGAAGTGTAATATGTAATCAACCCAcgtaataaaagataagcaaAGTGTGGGAGTCTTTTGCTTTCTCTATATCTCTCTTAGggaattaattaatatatgtaAAAAGAACCTAGTAAATGTCCCTCATTCAAACTCTTAAGATTAGGGATTAGGCCATTAGGGTAGCTTATGGCTAAGAATGGAGATAGACTCCTCTATGTCACCAAGACTTTGGTTGGAGTAGATTGCAACTTAATTAGTTACAAATTCTGGAAACACAAGGGAGATAcatgtatattttgaaaatgcATGGGAACTTTGTATATTAATGCAAAACTCTGGGGAGGTCCATCTAATTTTCCcatcttattattttttctaatCAACACCCAAATCCCCATGGAGCTTGTTGTTTGAGAAGTTACAAAAAGTCGAAGCCCCACAATTTAGAAGCAATAGCCTAAGGATAATCTaagattttgaatttctataaataaaaaaaaggtgaaatgTCACTCTTCTGGAGGAATCGTTCTCTCCCACGCTCGTGTGCAATTTCAGCTGTTGAAAGGGATATTATAGATAATCATCAAATGAGAGTAAATTAAGACATTTTTAAGAGTGCTACATAATTTGGATAGGGGTAAGGGTGTAAATGGTCCTATTTTGgttaaggcctgatttggtatgatttttatttcaattttggattgatttcttgaaatagtcaacaaatatatttttgatcaaaaaattgaaattgttttggttgtatcaatatgaaatatttcaagaataaaaaaatccatttgatagttcaaattctatgaatagattctctatatttctttgggaaggatggtggtggtggtggtggcggcggggtagtggtggtggtgacggtggtggCAGGGTAGTGGTGACGTGGAAGTAGTGGGGGTGGTGGCGGTAGcgatggcaatggtggtggtggaggcagTAGTGGTGACAgcggcagtggtggcggtggtggtgatggcaggatagtggtggtggtagcggggttgtggtggtggtggtaacagggtagtagtggtggtagtggtggtggtggcggtggcaattGTGGGAGTggggtgatggtggtggcaatggtgggagtggggtagtgatggtgagaccattaggagaagaagggtggtgttttatttttaacatgaaattactactttgcccatgaaattaaccatgtgttcatttaagagcaagagtgctaaatcaaatgaaatagaaattctgaaacagctcctcagctatttcagaatttctatttcactgaaataaggtacaaaaatcaaaccaaataatttcaaaaatagaaatcacccattgaaattgaaatagaaatcataccaaatcaggcctaaatTATacggtttcaattttgaaaccataatcaaACTATTTATTGAACGGTTTCATAGTTTCAgtttaaatggtttggttcgatttcaaTAAATGATCTCCGTTTGCTTTTAgtacatttatgtacatctaagaatGTTAAATAATTCTGGTTCACGTTTATAAACTGTCTAATTAAACGATAACTTTTCCATTTATTAATATGTTTTACGATTTCAGTTTAAATGATTTGGATTTAATTTTAACACCCTGTGGGGATTTTTTCGAAAATAACAAAATCTAGACACACAAGTATGGGTAAATATAGACCTCACATGCAACCGTACAAGAGTCATAGACATTTCCTCAAAACTGTTTTGGAGTTCCAGCGACGTGAGAATGACTTGAAGCTCTACGTCCACGTGAAATCCAGGGGTCATGCTTCCGAAAGTTCCAAGCAATTTCTATGGTCCCCTGGCCTTAGAACCGGCCACGTCAGAAGATTCCACTTTATATACGACACCTAGTCACCGACCCAACTCTCTTAAGTCTTCAAGTTTAACGGTTAAAATCTCTTTTCCACAAATCACATTCCACCATTGACATATACTGCCCCCACATGTCCCCATGAACTACAATATTACCCCTCTGGTTCTCTCTTACGAGTGATCCCCACAAACACcacctttctttgttttcttttagagagagaaaagtgtTGGGCATGCAGCTTGTGAATTAAGAAGTGATCTGCATGGACGGTTCTGATTCGCCAGCAAAAGTTGATATTCCATACACGCAAGCATTGCACGAAGAGATGGATGGCAGTTCTGTTATTTCCAATCATAATATTGgcatttcttttggttttggttttgcttTTGTACCGAACCCGATTCCACTCTCCACTCCATCATCCTTAGCCCTTACGCCTTCGAGCACATACAAAACGAATACTGAAGAGTCTTATTCTCTTCACAGAAAaccatggcttcttcttcttgtctctcttggctcatctctttcttctctctgctctctcttctctcctccgTTTCTTCGTTAGCAGATAGCAAATCTACCACTCTAACAATCTCTCTCACACAATTCAACAAGAAACCCTCCGCAGATCCATGGCAGAAGCTCACCCACCTCGCTTCCGCCTCCTTAATCAGAGCCCGACACCTAAAGAACCCTCAAGGTTCTGTTCTCTCTAAAACCCCTCTTTTCCCTCACAGCTATGGAGGATACTCCATTTCCCTCAGCTTCGGTACTCCACCTCAGACCGTCCCCTTCGTCATGGACACAGGTAGTGATCTGGTCTGGTTCCCTTGTACCCACCGTTATACCTGCAGGAACTGTTCTTTTGCAAACCAGAACCCCTCAAGCATCCCAACTTTCATCCCCAAATTGTCATCTTCCGCCAAGATTGTAGGGTGCGAAAATCCAAAATGCAGTTGGCTTCACAACTCTGACGTTCAATCGAGATGCAGTGGTTGCGAACCGAATTCGAGAAATTGTTCACAGATCTGCCCTCCTTACATAATTACCTACGGTTCCGGATCAACTGGTGGTATTCTACTCTCTGAAACCCTCGATTTTCCAGAGAAGAAGGTACCTAATTTCATCGTCGGATGCTCTGTTTTCTCCACACGTCAACCCTCTGGAATAGCCGGATTCGGGCGAGGCCCATCGTCGATACCGTCGCAGCTTCTCATAAAGAAGTTCTCTTACTGTCTCCTCTCCCACCGTTTCGACGACACCAGGGAAAACAGTTTACTCGTCTTAAATGATAACTCAGGTTCCGGCAACAATAAGACCGGCGGTGTCACCTACACACCATTCGTGAAGAACCCAGTCACCGGAAGACCTGCATTCTCAGTCTACTACTACATCGGCCTGAGGAAAATCACCGTCGGAGGAAAAAAAGTGAAGATTCCTTACAACTATCTCTCACTAGGATCTGACGGTAATGGCGGAACGATCATAGATTCAGGGTCGACGTTTACGTTCATGGAGAAACGAGTGTTTGATTTGGTGGCACAAGAGTTtgagaaccaagtgaagagttatAAGAGAGCTCTGAACATGGAATCGGTCACTGGGTTGCGACCCTGTTTCGATATATCGGAAACAAAGGATGTGTCGTTACCGGAACTGGTTTTTTACTTCAAGGGTGGAGCAAAGATGGCTTTGCCGGTAGCGAATTATTACTCGCTTTTCGGAAACACTGGGGTTGTGTGTATGACTTTGGTAACGGAGGACCTCGTCAGACCCGAAATATCGGGTGGACCGACTATTATTTTGGGGAATTATCAGCAGCAGAATTTTTATGTTGAGTATGATTTGGAGAACGAGAGATTTGGGTTTCGGCAGCAGAGTTGCGGCAAGTGATACGGGATTGTAGCGTATCGGTTACTAAGTCTTGAGTCTtgagtcttgagtcttgactACCCACACTTTGTTCGTTAGTGTCAACGAAATCATAACGGGttgttatttgatttgatttgattgaccCGGTAGAATGAaaaatttggtattttattaaaaagaaacttttaaGGGTTATGATTATGGAAAATGATTACTAGCTTTCCGGGGAGAAGatttttgatattttctttcccccaacccctccccttttttttattaggtgAAGCTAAAAGGATTTGGCATTTTGGGTTGGAGTATGGAAAAGGAACAAAGCCTAAGCCTATATGTTGATTCTTTGTAGAACCTAGATCATGATTTGGTATAAATGGTCACGCTTCCTTCATTTCCAAGTAACACACACTTTTGGAGAGACCTTAATTATGTTGTTAATTGGAATAGCTTGGTTGGTTGTTGAATCACGTCATTCACATCCTTGGATGCTACATAATATTTCTCCTGTTCTTATATCCATGCTATCTCAGAGTGTCTCCCCTCATTTGGGGATTGGACTCCTCTCATTGGAGGGCATCGTCCAATGAGGCATTCAACAGCTGATTTTATGCATTGTTCAGGATATTAAATATCTCTCCACTTGCGATAGgaattattctttttcatatatttttaggGAGAGTAACAGCATGGTGGACTTCCTGATTAAGAAGAATTTAACTCATCTCCACGGAGgcgtgcgcccagggtgctATCAACGGTTGAGATGTGTTGCACACATTTCGATGCACGTCTAAGGATGTATGCGACacaacccaacggctggcaACGCCCTGACAGTTTTCTGCTCCCTGGAAACGATCCTAATCCGATTAGAAAGGCCTTGTCTTGTGCGTGTGAGACATCGTTGTCGTTATCCACTACTCGACTGTCTGTTATTTATCATTCAGATACCTTGTGCAAGACACACATGAATAAATAGTCTTTCttcttaccaacaaaaaaatatatatttatccACAATAAAAATATGTATTTATCCTATATATCTGGATCATGTCATTGATCTAATGAAACCATGGTTTGGTACGAATGTGGGGTAAAACAgtgcaaatttttttaaaagaaaatcaaggtCAAACTGTCCTATACAGGCTTGTCCGTGCTGCttggtatcggtattgtatcaaTTTTGAAAGTGATCAAAATTCCCTAATATCTCGTTCTCCAAATCACACACAAAGAAcggaagaaaaaataaaataaattccaagTTATTTGTAATAATTgtggaggaaaaaaaatatttcaaactaAACTATATGTGCATTATTTGTAGACTCcgaattttcaaatccctaaATTAATATTGAGTCCAAATTTAGATCACATTATTTGTTACTTTGTTAGCAATTGTCCGAGCGTATACAATTGTGAGGCCTGATTTGgaatgatttctatttcaatttcatgtgaagatttctatttcagaaattgtTCGATTTAATTATTGTACCTTATTTtcgtgaaatagaaattctgaaatagctgtagagttgtttcaatttttaaattaaaattgatttcactcttaCTATTTAATGACTACATGATTAATTGGATAGAAAAAGTagtaattttatgttaaaaataaaacaccactcTTCCTCTCCAGAAGGTAGCACCACCATTGCCACTActaccaccaacaccaccaccgccaccactaccaccatcgCAACTGccaccaccccttctcggcccATCCTGTCCCCACCCTTGCCACCACCATCTCGTCACCACTGTCCCTTCTCAACCCCACCCTTCCCACCATCACCctcctctcccaaagaaatatagaatattttttcttAGAAATTgatgaactaccaaatggatttcttattctcgaaatatttcagattgatgcaaccaTAACAACTTTATTATCTTAACCAAAATTCTATTTactgactatttcatgaaatcaatccaaaattgaaatagaaatcataccaaatctggcctgAATATTTTGGTAGAAATCGCACATGATTTAAGGGGTTGATTTTCAAGTCTAGTTAAATGGGATGGGACTCGCTTATACAATCAACCTGATTCTGATCCCAATTGGACGTTAAAGGAAATTGAAACACTTCACTGGGGTGGGTAGCAGGGCTTTAGGAATCCGTATCGGATATGAGATTGGTCTTGATCGATATCAATCCGGATTGCCCCGCATCGGTTTGGATCAGACATATTTAAACTTGGTTTCCATTCAAAAAAACgggtttttaaattttttattcttgtcCGTACCAATCCACCTCTGCAAAATCGCTCTTGGATCAAGTTCGGAGACCACAAATACCGATACACATCGAGTGATTCCACTGATCCGATACTGATCCCTAAAACCATGGTGGGGATGGGGAATTACTCGATACTGCCCCATGTTGTTTCACCGATAAGGTATCCGTACGATATCGGGATCGGTGGCTAGCGATACCGatatctcaaaccatgctcaCCATTCGCCCATTGGGAAGAGACATGTTCTCCAGTCTCCACTATTCACGCTAAGATAAGAAGACTTGTCTCCGGGTTTTACAAAATGCAATAAAAGACtcgtttctctttttttggtttttggtaaGTAAAGACTCGTCTCTCTCAAATCATGTGCTGGGTTTTACAAAATGCAATAAAAGATtcgtttctctttttttggtttttggtaaGTAAAGACTCGTCTCTCTCAAATCATGTGCGGGGTTTTACTAAATGCTAAAAGGACAGTCTTCATGAAAGCAAGCACGCTTGTATCCCCTGAGCCTCATCTGATAATGTCCGGCATTAATCTATTATCCTAATCAgtaaaattttgaaccatgtaATAATATTAGTAATTtagtatattaaaaaaatatatatatctgaattactaatttttaaattaccaaaaaaaaaaactgacttTTAGGCATGTATTAATTCCTTTTAAGTATGTtctctgccaaaaaaaaaaaaaaaaatgatatcaatgatatgtattggtatcatatcgtTATCAGTCATAGCTAATACTAATATGAATTGATCGAACCAGGTAATCTGAAAGAATTAATTATTCTTTCTATGAGTTTAGTGTTTCAAAGCGACGCATAAGTACACCATTCAAGACAAAGCATAACACTTGACGGTTATTCTGGACGTCCTCTGCTTATTTGCCTAGCTATAATTATTTAGGCTCTGGCTGATTGATACCATGGTTTGAGAAATTGGTATCGAATTGGTAGGATCAGTCGATTCGTATTAATATTGGTGGAGATCGATATCAATTCCTGGTCAATTCCATTTCCAATCGATTAATACAAACCAatggtaaaattgtaaataaaaataatttttaaaaaaaaaacagggataGATTCTACAATTATGTTATTTtgatcatagttggaaaatgaGGTTTTGACAGCTCAGGTGATTTACCCACGAATTAGAAAAACATGAACCCAAGGCATGAGTCATGAAGACTCACCTAGGTTTAAAAAATGAACAGACCAGGTTCGAATCAGTCCAAGTTTTCATTGTCTCGGTTTTTTTGACCGAGTCATGTGAAACTCACCgaatctaatttttttattggacCATATACTATTCATAAACCGTAATTTTAGTTTACAACTAAATAAAACCttagatttttttgtttgttagtCTTCAATATTagcccctttttttcttcaccTGCGAAGCAACTATAACCTCACTCCCTCATCACTCGTATACAAGGAGAAGAATGAAGATATTCAAGAagatactaaaaaaaaaaggcaagggAGCGCTACCTGGTTGAATGACCCCTATGCCAGAGCGggagccaatgggagcatgtgcGTAAGCATATcaggggtgggatttccaccccatcatgggggtggggcaaTCATTTTGTGCCCTCCTGTGTCTAGGCGCCGGGCCACACAACCAGAAAGCATTCTTTTtcactaaaaaaagaaaaaaaaagaaaaagaaaagacttATCAAGATATCATATATAAGTGGACAAGTGGAACAAGCTCATTTGGATTTGGGTTACTCTAAAATATTGATTGTTAAGTGGAGATggattcttctttgttttctttttggtgtttgatttgatgaatgTGATGTTGAACCTTAGGCATAAGGAAGATTGCACTTTAATTAGTTTTCTTAAATGAGGGGGTTAGACCCTCAAAGGTTCTTTTCTTATTAAAGATTCAATTAGGTGGGCTGAAGTATGAGATTGAATTATGTGCATtacttttgtttgttttttctgtTGTAATGGATCATCCACTTGCCTTCCTTTAAATTTAATTGGGTGGAGAATTAGGGTTGCAAAGTGTAATGGTGGTTGGCTGGTTGCACCATCCATGATTTTTGTGTAAGTAGaggaaaacaataaaaggaaaaagaagagaaaagagagcaGTGTTTGAGAATGACAGATTTGGATTAGTGATTGTCTGA includes these proteins:
- the LOC122643013 gene encoding probable aspartyl protease At4g16563 produces the protein MASSSCLSWLISFFSLLSLLSSVSSLADSKSTTLTISLTQFNKKPSADPWQKLTHLASASLIRARHLKNPQGSVLSKTPLFPHSYGGYSISLSFGTPPQTVPFVMDTGSDLVWFPCTHRYTCRNCSFANQNPSSIPTFIPKLSSSAKIVGCENPKCSWLHNSDVQSRCSGCEPNSRNCSQICPPYIITYGSGSTGGILLSETLDFPEKKVPNFIVGCSVFSTRQPSGIAGFGRGPSSIPSQLLIKKFSYCLLSHRFDDTRENSLLVLNDNSGSGNNKTGGVTYTPFVKNPVTGRPAFSVYYYIGLRKITVGGKKVKIPYNYLSLGSDGNGGTIIDSGSTFTFMEKRVFDLVAQEFENQVKSYKRALNMESVTGLRPCFDISETKDVSLPELVFYFKGGAKMALPVANYYSLFGNTGVVCMTLVTEDLVRPEISGGPTIILGNYQQQNFYVEYDLENERFGFRQQSCGK